The DNA window gtagttgtgtcaacttttgactggtactgtatgtgatctTTTCTAACTGGGGTGCTTTTAAAACGTAATTTGTTTTACTTGGTTTACTTTTTCCTCAGGTGTATACTCCGACAACTATGGTCCTAATTTGGCACACTGTAACACTACTGTATGGAACCCTCTGGGGAACGGTCTATCCTATGAGGAATTTGACTTCCCTGTCTTCTCCCTGAAAGAAGACAACGAAACAGAGTTCATCAAACAGGTGAGGGATCACTTCAAGCTGTCACATCCCAGTCAGGATTAATATCATGTCACTTAATGACCATTAACTGTCTTTATCCGAAGAACATCCTACAGTATTTCTGTGTATTGAAACTGTACCCTTCATTCTGATAAATGTATCCACTCTGCTTGCAGTGCTACTTGGACCATAATCGTGCAGTGAACGGCAGTGACCCGCAGTACCCTTTGTGTGCCATGCAGCTCTTCTCCCACATGCATGCAGTCACCAATACTCCAACCTGCATGAGACGCAACGACATCAACTTCAGCATCAACCCAGGTACACAAACAGCCACTGTCGTTAGCAGAGATGCATTATTGTTAGGGCCATGCTTTTTAGGCACTTTGCTTTTACCAGTATTTCCAGTTTTATCCACTGGGTTTGGTGCATGTAGAAAATCCTAGGAAACGTTCTTTAATTGTCTCCAATCAATCAAGGAATGTCTGGTTGTGTTTGGTGGGGGCAGGGCGGGTCCTGGACTTTCTTCCGCCCTAGCGGAGACAAAATCTGACGCTCCCCCCTCATAGGCCTATGCTACAAATTAAACACCATTTTTAACACATTTGGTTAGTAGGCGATATAATCTGTTCAATGTCAATAACAGCCTAATATTTTCTATCTGATTACATTGATAAAATCACCAATGCCCTGGACGTTCTGCCGCCCTAGGCGAGACAAAAATAATTACATCTTAGACATCCTTATGAAGCATGGCACTTTCAAAAGTCACCTTTGCACCCAGACAGAGGCTCTACTGACACAGAAAACtgtaagctttaactgctggctactcgtTCGTTGTATAACCCAACAACAGAAGTGCTTCCCTAAAAGCTGCCTGGGTTTAAACAAACATCTCTTTTCCAAAAGAGAAAAGCTCAATTAATAGGAACAGAATAGCAaagtccattttttttttatctccttGAATATTATAGGCGCAGTTTAGCTTCAGATTGTCATCGAGAGGAATCAATATATCCCCATATGCATCGGAGTCATATCTTTCGCAGGCATTTTAGAGCTTGTTTCTACCATAAGGCATCACCGAGTTAAGCATTGTTATAAACTCAGCCAAAAAAAGTGTGTAAATCGTGtgtgagcggtgtggtcagcatgtaagatgtttggtgcagaaTTTCTCAATGAAGAAATTTGCttgaaaacgagtcgtctctcgttgaatgacaacagactttactgaagaatccctactgttgatcAATCAGACAAAGGGGGTAGACTTTGGATACCGATTTCTGATTGCCTCAACAACAAAGAAATGTGTGCCCAAACTGCCGACCAAAGTCCAAAGTGAACAAAATCGTCACAGCATATAcacaaactcttccgaactgtatcggctgggaagcatgcagacGTCTTAAGCCATGGAAGGCGTAGCTCTGCGAATCTTGAATTGTGAGGTGAAGATTCACTGCTCTACAAATAGTATTCCTTGCAAAATAATAGGCTATGTGCGATTTTAGATTCGCACAGCTACACCTCCCCTGGCTCAGgcaatttccccccccccccccccccccccccaccaccaccaccacacacacacacacatacaaccagACATTGATTGATTGGAGACGGCTTGTGTCAATTTAATTAATGTGTGTAAATGTGGGAGGCGTATATCTGCAGATCTTTAATCGCACAAAGCCTATTTGGCATTGTGGCTAGGTTTGTCAGCAGACTTTCTACCTGCTGCAAACCTAGTAGAAAATGCTGGAAATAATGGTAAAAGCAAAGTGCAAAAAATAAAGTATAAAAACCATGGCTCTAATTATTGTGTATATGTGAATAGTTAGTATTCACATTCCGTCATGTACACTGAGTGAAAAGCTATGATtcaccaggtgaaagctatgatccctttaaATACCAGTTAAATCCACtccaatcagtatagatgaaggggaggagacatgttaaagaaggatttttaagccttgagacatggattgtgtatgagggtgaatgggcaagacaaaatatttaagtgcctttgaacggggtgtgtcaagaactgcaacgctgctgggtttttcacagtttcccgtgtgtatcaagaatggtccaccacccaaaggacatccaatcaacttgacacaactgtgggaagcattggagtcaacatgggccagcatccctgtggaacgctttcgacaccttgtaatcCATGCCTCGAAGAATTGAGGCTCTTCTGAGGGCAACACGGGTataacttaatattaggaaggtgttcctaatgtattgtatactcagtgtatctcTCACCCACATATCTACCTCCCTCACAGAGATGGTGTGTGACCCTCTGGGTGATTATAATGTTTGGGGTTCCATCCGGCCCTATAACGACACCGTCTTCGGCCACAAGGAGAACGAGAGCGTTGTTATAGCAGCAGCCAGGGTGAGTGACACAAAGGCCTGCCTCCCTCTTACACATCTTGTCACGTGTTCACAGATATTTTAATGCtgtgttcataaccaagtggaaaggtggtaattaccagttgtaaataccagttggatgctTTGAGCTCGTTGAGAAACCcaattggctaatggccaacaagctacATCAacaataaactaaaagtacagctatcatgcttgtaaaaaaaaatggtgttcAAACCCCATGTTAATAGATTGCTTTTTAGAAATATTATTGTGTTACATTTAACTGCTTAAAATTCTGTTATCGTGGccatttccttagtaggtgacgtcagaggtcagcatgtggaagaagtcagagctcagggatgatagacgagtttcccactagtaattatgAGTTGGAGGGGTATTCAAGTGGATTCTtcccagtcgtatgtggtaaataccaccttcccacttggttatgaatgcagcatAAGCCTTTTGGAATTTATGCAAAACGGTATACAAGATGAGCTACATTCCTGTGTGTGGTATACACATCTTGATTTAAGGAGCTTAAAAACTGCTTTGGTAATTTGCTCAGTACCATTTTTCTTCCTATACAATCCTTACATAGTTTTTTTCTTGTTTGGAGTTCATGAGAAATTGACTGGACACCTTGCACTCTCCGTTTTTGTAGCTGGACAGCAGGGCATTTTTCTGGGAGGTTTCAACTGGAGCAGAGGGAAGTATCTCAGGGTTTGTCACTCTGCTTGCTGCTGCCCAGGCACTGCGTGAAGTCACTCACAAGGCCCCTCCCACACGGAATATCCTCTTTGCCTTCTTCCAAGGGGTGAGTTCCTTCTGTCTCCCTAAGCAAGTCAGTCTAGTATGTGTCAATTATGGTACATGAGTCCCATGTGGTCACTATCATATAGCAGTATTGCTTAGTGTTTTACTATATGAGCGAGGATGTTGATCGCTTATTCCTCTCTTTCAGGAAACCTTTGACTACATCGGCAGCTCTCGGATGGTTTACGACATGGAGAATGGCAAGTTTGTGATAGACCTGGACAATGTTCACTCAATACTAGAGATTGGTCAGGTAAGGACATGCGTATACAGTCTCATTGAATACTCAAACACATGCAGGCATCTTTTTGCAAAACACATGGGTACACAATCAACCAATACTGAGTGATGGATCTTTTATGTTATTTGTAAGGTGGCCTTGCATAGTGGCACCAACCTCTTTCTCCACTCAGACCCTGTGTCCAGGAGGAACAACACTGTCAATGATGAGGTGAGGGAggaattttttttctttctttgtgcCTCTTACCTAGGCCACCCGTTTTTTTCTATACTCTTTATTCTCTTTTCTCCCAACCCACTTTTCCCAACCTCTTACTCTGTTTCAGGTTAAGAATCTTGTGAACAATTTACAGTCCTCCACGACTGGGCTCAGCTTCTTATTGGTTGAGCCTAATGTCTCTCAGCCGCTCCCGCCCTCCTCCCTCCAGCGTTTCCTGCGAGCTCAGCCAATCCCAGGGATTGTGCTTGCAGACCACGAATCCGCTTTCAACAACAGGTGAGTCAGTGTTTGACTATGGTCTGTCGTTGCTGTTCATTTTTATTACGGCAATATTAATCTTGCCTGATTTCTTCATTAGTAGTGAGGAGTGTTCTGTCCTGTTTGCCCATGCACAGGTACTATGAGAGTTTTTACGACAACGCTGCTAACCTGAACCTGACTTATCCATCTGACTTTAGTCCAGAGGAACAGCTGGAGTTTGTGACTGAAACTGCAAAGGTATTCTTACCAGAGCAATCCCACTGATACATCCATTGCAGTAGGTACAGTTGCCTTTACATCGTGATCCACTGTTACAATAAtgtattctccctccctccactctttcAGTCCCTTACTGATGTGGCTACGGTGGTTGCACGTGCTCTCTACAAGCAGGCCGAGGGAGACAAGTCCCTAGTCAACACCATCAAAGCAGACCCCAAAATAGTGAGACTCGGTGAATGATTACCTGTTCAGCTGTTGTACATGTCAAACAGATCAGTCATACTGTTATAGTCTTATTTTTCATGACTGTCAATATTTCTGTTAACATAAGTCACTTGTTCATTCTCAGCATCTAAAATATTTTCAAGCTGAATTATTTGACCAAacactcaatctctctctcaggtTACCCAGATGCTGTATGGGTTTCTGGTTAGTTCCAACAACAGTTGGTTTCAGGCAGTGATGGCCCCAGAACTAAAGAACATTCTCAGTGAGTTTTAGTTCACACTAGGAAACACCCTTTAACCCTACAGAGGCAGTCTGCTTCTACCAATGTCATAAACACACAGGCAGATATGGAGCATGTGTACATGTTTACTAGTCAGACACACTTGCATCCATAAAGAAGGTATTGGGGTACTTGGGTCTTCATTGCTTTGTgtttttctgtctcctagagccCAGCGCACCAGAGTACTATGTTGGTGTTGCCATGTCTTCCACTCCAACTCGTCTGGTCCAGTACCTCCTGGCCAATTTAACTGGAGCAGccaccaacctcacccagagtCAGTGCCAGAAGCCAGATGAGCTGCCGAACGAGAGCAGACAGGTAGGTTTGCCGctggatctgtctgtctgtgtgcagaTGTAAAACAGTGATACGCTATACATCGGAAGTAAAAAAATTGTGTTTATTTGTACACTATGGTGCTGGAATCCCACCACACTCTCATTCACTGTTTCTCTCACAGATGTACTCATATCTCTGGGTTCAGGGCGTTGTCCCACCCAACAGCACCCAGAGGGATTCTTTCTGCGTGCGTGCATCGGTACGCCTGACCAAAGCAGTGTCCCCTGCCTTCGAGCTGGGAGAGTATGCTTCCAAAGACTATTCCACGTGGACAGAATCACGGTGGAAGTTTATCAAAGCTCGAATTTTCCTAGTAGCGAGCCGGGACTTGGAGGTAAAACTGCAGTCTTCGTACCTTCCATGATCCACATCTGTTTAATCAATTACAGTTGTGTTGCTTAGGTTCAAGTGATTTCTGTTTGAACCAACAATCATGTTTAGGTAGGGAAATAGTGTCAAATTCATTGACAAAGTACAATCATGTTTTTTCTCCTACAGTATtcacctctttcttcctcttaaTTTGTCTCTCATAGATGCTGACCTTAGGCGCGGGAGTGGCTGTGTTGTTCACATCCCTACTGGTGACATACTTCATCAGCACCAAGGCAGACGTCCTCTTCAGCTCCACGAGGGAACCCGCTAGCGCCGCCTATTGATTACCTCCAGGCGTTTTAACCTGTGACCAGCGACCACTGCTCCCCCAACCAAACAGGAACAAACAGcggttttttttgttgttgttttttaacacACGATAGGTAGACAGGCAAAGAGGTTAAGCAGAATAGATAGTTTTATCTGTGTGAGCCTGATGGATTTACACAGATGAGGTTTAACACAACTGGAATTGACTGGCCTGGATGCATCCGGACTCATCAGGGTCAGATTGCGCTGGTCTATGCCAGTGTAAAAGATGttgatattcttttttttttttgttcagtCAAATAATGTTTTGTTTACTGTATCATGGAAGTAGGCGTTAAGCTTTGTTTgaatgtgtgtgcttgcgtgcgtgcagtgtgtgtgtaagtgggaGGTGAGTGAGTGCTTGCAAGCGTGTGCAAGTAAGTGTATAATGTTGAGGATGAGGTTGTAGTATGTCCAGTAGCTTTCTTTTCTCTGTCTGTAGTATACTGATCTCTCATTTCTAGGGAGAATGAAACCTTACGTCTGGCAAATAGACTTTGGATGTGGGTTTAGCTGAATGACCACTACAGCTGtgttcacacaggcagcccaattcttctATTTACGTCAGATCTTTTCacgtcagatctttttcagagctgatctcatcggtcaaaagaccaattaattAAGAAAATATCAGAATTGAGTGTCTGAACACATCCTGATTTGCATTAAAATGTATATATCAAAATGGTATTATTTTGTTTGCAGTCTATAAAAATCGACTTTATTTTAAATCTATTAATAATTTTCAGGATCGTGCCCGGAGGTTTTTATGTATTGATGGAAATGTCAAATGATACGGGGTGTGTTTGTAAGTGAAGGTGATCTCTGACCAACTGGGGAATAAATGTGATTATTGCCTTGATAACTAAATAAACATGGCTTTTCCAATCCTCTAGTGTTGCTTCTCTACTATTTCCAGGCATGTGGTGTAGTACATGGCTTAgtatgttttttcttcttctgagtAGTAGTTCTACATAGAGGGCCTACAATAGGCTACTACATCAGCCATGAGGTTCCACGAgaatagggaggggagggggggggggggggggggcagggtgtTAGTTATTGCaaaattctgggaactttcaataaattccttgGTTttacagaaatcctggttggaggtttctggatttcctgcttattccttccTGCTTGCAAGAATCcaccaaccaggatttctggaaaatcaAGGAATCTATTGAAAGTTTattggaattttgcaacccaagCTACAGTTGAGGATTACTGTTCTCCTTGCAGCGGGGTATTATGCTGGCTGCATGAGCATGGATTTTAAACTTTTTTCAAAATAGCAGTCCCCTGCAAATACAACCTAAGGAATAACTATTTTTTTTAGGTCTACTGCAGTACAACTGTTTTTCACAGCATTGGAACCGCCTTAAAAAAGTGAATAGATAGCTATGGTCTAGGCTTAATGGAAAGATACATTttcaataaaatacaaatatatgtaATTGGAATTACTCAAGAGTCTACAAAACTTAAAATTGTCTcttgtgctgaccaactggtTTAATTTACTGAAATGCAGTACACTATATTAATTACATATTGGCTTATAGAGAAAAAACTATTCTATGTGCTGAAGTTAAAGAGGGGTTGGGAATACTCCGTATGGTCTGTAGAATCGATAtatggtgttatttcatagggGACTGTGGTTTAAATACCCAGCAGCACTTTCCACTCCATCCATTCCATTTGCCACAATGCAATACACTGTATTTGAAACACCAAAAACATTTTGGGCTGTAGATAGAAAGTAGAGTACAGctgtgcagttttacagctaatttgttttacagctaatttcctttTTATTCcacccattttgccatggggtggagaaacatttttgctaatttcctggaattctacacattttgtaatgacttatgccatgttaatatatctgagtgagagtgactaacaaaatcaatgggggccccctggaggtcaaaGCCCCTTGACACATGCTCTGCGTGCCCGGTCGGTATTCGGCCACAATTAGTACAAGTTTAGGTAGCGGGCTAGACTAAATACCAATCTAAAAATGTATTAAGTGACATTGCTTATTGAGTGACTGCCAGTGactgacatacagtgccttcataaagtattcataccccttgacctattccacattttgttgcattacagcctgtattcaaaatgtatgaattatatatattttctcacccatctacacataataccctacaatgacaaagtgaaaacatgtttttaggaatgttttcacatttattgaaaatgaaatacagaaatatctaatttacataagtattcacacccctgactcgtgaagcatggtggtggcagcatcatgctgtggggatgtttttcatcggcagggactgggaaactggtcaaaatTGAAGGAATGAGGGAcagcgctaaatacagggaaattcttgagggaaacctgtttcagtcttccagagatttgaaactgggacaatgaccctaagcatactgctaaagcaaaacttgagtggtttaaggggaaacatttaaatgtcttggaatggcctagtcaaagcccagacctcaatccaattgagaatctgtggtatgacttaaagattgctgtacaccagcggaacccatccaacttgaaggagctggagcagttttttcttgaagaatgggcaaaaatcccagtggctagatgtgcccaACTTATAGATACATACCCCAAGGGActttcagctgtaattgctgcaaaaggtggctatacaaagtattgactttggggggtgaatagttatgcacactcaagcaGGGgcggaaaaatatgatttgtccgccccaatatatcactgaaacataactatgtaatttaaataatattaataatacgcaatgaaagcaattgtgctgattatagacacttaatagcgcgtttttaagtttcaaaagattgcaacccccccaccctttgcctcgcaatggtttgatccactgccagttccttagcttgctaggtaacagagaggtcgtatctactgtctgaaaggcactcaatgcacgtaactgacgtgaggttaatcgcacacacacactagctgaatatgcagagctagcgcgcaaatattaactattaagctagctagtacctattccatttttgtggcgtcgtcaaagatggaatcagcatgcagatgatgtaagttagtgcttcaaagtccctgggataaggttagcgataaactgaaatccaaactgaacagaactacactcttttctaccattgtcttaaatatatttaatggtctcgttgcaaaagctaaattgtcgcaagtgaacttttatttatttattttatttcccctttatttaacccgggtatcaacgattatagcaaacaccactgaaactgaattggtgctcgctagctttgcaaattcagctattgttggaagccagccaatatgaaacaaactattaaaattacaaaaggttgcagcatatgttgtgtaaatggtgaactcatacagctgtcaactcttgttattttaatccgtttcacatttgctagctaccttttagatcgaagcccaaatagaatgattgaagatgatagaagcccatctcctactgtaaataacctacacactgtgtgtgtgtgtgtagccagccagccagccagccaggtagaaaaatggcagaaaaataaaagacggacatcagagtatttttcaatacaccaaaacgcatagtaagaagcctagtagcctaatatctcaaagactagttgataaaatgttcata is part of the Salmo trutta chromosome 31, fSalTru1.1, whole genome shotgun sequence genome and encodes:
- the LOC115169512 gene encoding nicastrin; amino-acid sequence: MTSSVVSETRKMDLESSKWVIIFLVCGLYKNVSCNSVEQKIYVELNNTVPCVRLLNATHQIGCQSSISGDTGVIHVLESESDLEWPLSKGPNPPYMVLLESSLFTRSIMMKMKNESNRVAGVAVVVPNTSPPEFSPHTTCPNENTGVYSDNYGPNLAHCNTTVWNPLGNGLSYEEFDFPVFSLKEDNETEFIKQCYLDHNRAVNGSDPQYPLCAMQLFSHMHAVTNTPTCMRRNDINFSINPEMVCDPLGDYNVWGSIRPYNDTVFGHKENESVVIAAARLDSRAFFWEVSTGAEGSISGFVTLLAAAQALREVTHKAPPTRNILFAFFQGETFDYIGSSRMVYDMENGKFVIDLDNVHSILEIGQVALHSGTNLFLHSDPVSRRNNTVNDEVKNLVNNLQSSTTGLSFLLVEPNVSQPLPPSSLQRFLRAQPIPGIVLADHESAFNNRYYESFYDNAANLNLTYPSDFSPEEQLEFVTETAKSLTDVATVVARALYKQAEGDKSLVNTIKADPKIVTQMLYGFLVSSNNSWFQAVMAPELKNILKPSAPEYYVGVAMSSTPTRLVQYLLANLTGAATNLTQSQCQKPDELPNESRQMYSYLWVQGVVPPNSTQRDSFCVRASVRLTKAVSPAFELGEYASKDYSTWTESRWKFIKARIFLVASRDLEMLTLGAGVAVLFTSLLVTYFISTKADVLFSSTREPASAAY